One Deinococcus multiflagellatus DNA window includes the following coding sequences:
- a CDS encoding lysophospholipid acyltransferase family protein, which yields MTAERPGHHPWATALLARSVQGSVRGNLGGVWVRGPVPTGGAVLAPNHHSWWDGYVLWAVAGWAGADFSVLMNPGQLARFPFLRRLGALRADEVRAGVRRARGGWLVVFPEGALHPAGPLQAAAPGAGWTARQAGVPLVPVALRVTLRGAQWPEAYVRFGQPVAAAELPAALQRELAALDHDLQTSDPERPLAGYLRAVPGRQSRSARLDLPSRLLTLITGDRA from the coding sequence ATGACCGCTGAGCGCCCAGGCCACCACCCCTGGGCCACGGCGCTGCTGGCCCGCAGTGTTCAGGGCAGCGTGCGCGGGAATCTGGGCGGCGTGTGGGTGCGCGGCCCCGTGCCCACGGGCGGCGCGGTGCTGGCCCCCAACCACCATTCCTGGTGGGACGGCTACGTGCTGTGGGCGGTGGCCGGCTGGGCAGGCGCCGACTTCTCGGTGCTGATGAATCCGGGACAATTGGCGCGCTTTCCCTTTCTGCGCCGCCTGGGCGCGCTGCGGGCCGATGAGGTGCGGGCCGGGGTGCGCCGGGCCAGGGGGGGCTGGCTGGTCGTGTTCCCCGAAGGCGCCCTGCACCCGGCGGGCCCGCTGCAGGCGGCGGCCCCCGGCGCAGGCTGGACCGCGCGGCAGGCAGGGGTGCCGCTGGTGCCAGTGGCCCTGCGCGTAACCCTGCGCGGCGCGCAGTGGCCCGAAGCCTACGTGCGCTTTGGGCAGCCGGTCGCGGCGGCCGAGCTGCCGGCCGCCCTTCAGCGCGAACTCGCCGCGCTGGACCACGACCTGCAGACCAGCGACCCCGAGCGGCCCCTGGCCGGCTACCTGCGCGCGGTGCCGGGGCGCCAGAGCCGCTCGGCACGCCTGGACCTGCCCTCTCGGCTGCTGACCCTGATCACCGGGGACCGGGCGTGA
- a CDS encoding carotenoid biosynthesis protein, whose amino-acid sequence MTARPSPTLLRFGLAFAALGVAFAGALLVMAGQGLGWALIALGLPLSGVLALAGDALGPQFARVFSERLADLLAQTRPWMALVALYAALKIPVPLWPEGFPVLGLASTVALCLAALAFVWERAGGVRAGLMLAVAFLVGLGVEVLGSRTGFPFGAYSYATAPAPTLLGVPLMVPLGWFALTLTATCLSGGRPWLAGLLMMLWDIGLEPLMTAQRYWLWHDPLGLWAGAPVQNFLGWWAVGTGIAWVFTGLAPRLFGLRTPEWAWALPWWARAFPESREPRLSLLPGRGRRAPDFRVAYPIEAFFLPGGLVLVGRPLEAAVTLVAMGAGLALARRVTRHDR is encoded by the coding sequence TTGACCGCCCGCCCCTCCCCCACCCTGCTGCGGTTTGGGCTGGCCTTTGCCGCGCTGGGCGTGGCCTTTGCCGGGGCCCTGCTGGTGATGGCGGGCCAGGGGCTGGGCTGGGCGCTGATTGCGCTGGGGCTGCCGCTCTCCGGGGTGCTGGCGCTGGCCGGGGACGCGCTGGGGCCACAGTTTGCCCGCGTTTTTTCGGAGCGGCTGGCCGACCTGCTGGCCCAGACCCGCCCCTGGATGGCCCTGGTGGCCCTGTACGCCGCGCTGAAAATCCCGGTGCCGCTGTGGCCCGAGGGCTTTCCGGTGCTGGGCCTGGCCAGCACGGTGGCGCTGTGTCTGGCGGCCCTGGCCTTCGTGTGGGAGCGGGCCGGCGGCGTGCGCGCGGGGCTGATGCTGGCGGTGGCCTTTCTGGTGGGGCTGGGGGTGGAAGTGCTGGGCAGCCGCACCGGCTTTCCTTTTGGGGCCTATTCCTACGCCACGGCCCCAGCCCCCACGCTGCTGGGCGTGCCGCTGATGGTGCCGCTGGGCTGGTTTGCGCTGACCCTGACCGCCACCTGCCTGTCCGGCGGGCGGCCCTGGCTGGCGGGCCTGCTGATGATGCTGTGGGACATTGGCTTAGAACCCCTGATGACCGCGCAGCGCTACTGGCTGTGGCACGACCCGCTGGGGCTGTGGGCAGGCGCCCCGGTGCAGAACTTTCTGGGCTGGTGGGCGGTGGGCACGGGCATCGCGTGGGTCTTTACGGGGCTGGCGCCGCGCCTCTTTGGCCTGCGCACCCCGGAGTGGGCCTGGGCGCTGCCGTGGTGGGCCAGGGCCTTTCCCGAAAGCCGCGAGCCGCGCCTGAGCCTGCTGCCGGGCCGGGGGCGCCGCGCGCCGGATTTCCGGGTGGCCTACCCCATTGAGGCGTTCTTTCTGCCCGGCGGGCTGGTGCTGGTGGGCCGCCCCCTGGAAGCCGCCGTGACCCTGGTCGCCATGGGCGCGGGGCTGGCGCTGGCCCGGCGGGTGACCCGGCATGACCGCTGA
- a CDS encoding NUDIX domain-containing protein, with translation MKRRGAGIAVVRGGNVLLIRRRDNGLWDVPGGGAGPGETPETTARRELREETGLEVGALSLLDVFSHPHTYPDGNVVHWETRVFTAPWAGGEPRAGDDAADVRWWPLDGLPDEVSAATAQYLAALRGHA, from the coding sequence TTGAAGCGTCGCGGGGCCGGTATAGCCGTGGTGAGGGGCGGCAACGTCCTGCTTATCCGCCGCCGGGACAACGGGCTCTGGGACGTGCCGGGGGGCGGTGCGGGCCCCGGGGAAACGCCCGAAACCACAGCGCGCCGCGAACTGCGGGAAGAAACCGGGCTGGAGGTGGGGGCGTTGAGCCTCCTGGACGTCTTTTCCCACCCCCACACCTACCCGGACGGCAACGTGGTGCACTGGGAGACGCGGGTGTTCACGGCGCCGTGGGCGGGCGGCGAGCCCCGGGCCGGGGACGACGCGGCGGACGTGCGCTGGTGGCCGCTGGACGGGCTGCCAGATGAGGTCTCGGCCGCCACCGCGCAGTATCTCGCCGCCCTGCGGGGGCACGCTTGA
- a CDS encoding phytoene desaturase family protein — protein MPDFDVIVMGAGHNALVTAAYAAKAGLKVGVFERRHLVGGAVSTEELVPGYRFDYGGSAHILIRLTPVVRELELSRHGLHYLDVDPMFHCSDGETPWFIHRDAGRTARELEALFPGQGEAYTRFLDDWTPFARSVADLFNSAPGPLDMGKMVVSSGKGRDWMEQLPRILRPYGDVAKEYFSEERVRAPLVWMAAQSGPPPSDPLSAPFLLWHPLYHEGGVARPKGGSGGLTKALKRAIEADGGQVFVNAPVAEILVKGGRAQGVRLENGDTYTARAVVSGAHVLTTAGALPEEYVPSSARQVRVGNGFGMVLRLALSEKVKYRQHTEPDSRVGLGLLIKNEGQLMKGYGEYLAGEPTTDPPLIAMSFSAVDDSLSPPGGDVLWLWAQYYPYELSSGSWETRTAEARENILRAFEHYAPGTRDTIVGELVQTPQWLHDHLGLHRGNVMHLDMSFDQMFSFRPWMKASGYRWPGVKGLYLTGASTHPGGGIMGASGRNAANVLVRDLTRRRWR, from the coding sequence ATGCCGGATTTCGACGTGATCGTGATGGGCGCGGGCCACAACGCCCTGGTGACGGCGGCCTACGCCGCCAAGGCGGGCCTGAAGGTGGGCGTCTTCGAGCGGCGGCACCTCGTGGGCGGGGCGGTGAGCACCGAAGAACTGGTGCCCGGCTACCGCTTCGACTACGGCGGCAGCGCGCACATCCTGATCCGGCTGACCCCGGTGGTGCGCGAACTGGAACTGAGCCGCCACGGCCTGCATTACCTGGACGTGGACCCCATGTTCCACTGCTCGGACGGCGAGACCCCGTGGTTTATTCACCGCGACGCGGGCCGCACCGCGCGCGAACTGGAGGCCCTGTTTCCCGGCCAGGGCGAAGCGTACACGCGCTTTTTAGACGACTGGACGCCGTTTGCCCGCTCGGTGGCCGACCTGTTCAACAGCGCCCCCGGGCCGCTGGACATGGGCAAGATGGTGGTCAGCAGTGGCAAGGGCCGCGACTGGATGGAACAGTTGCCCCGCATCCTGCGGCCCTACGGCGACGTGGCAAAGGAATATTTCTCGGAGGAGCGGGTGCGTGCGCCGCTGGTGTGGATGGCGGCCCAGAGCGGTCCCCCACCCAGCGACCCCCTGAGTGCGCCTTTTTTGCTGTGGCATCCCCTGTACCACGAGGGCGGCGTGGCGCGGCCCAAGGGCGGCTCGGGCGGGCTGACGAAAGCCCTGAAGCGCGCCATTGAGGCGGACGGCGGGCAGGTGTTCGTGAACGCGCCGGTGGCCGAAATTCTGGTCAAAGGTGGCCGGGCCCAGGGCGTGCGGCTGGAGAACGGCGACACCTACACCGCCCGCGCCGTGGTCTCTGGTGCCCACGTGCTGACCACGGCGGGCGCGCTGCCCGAGGAATACGTGCCCAGCAGCGCGCGGCAGGTGCGGGTGGGCAACGGCTTTGGCATGGTGCTGCGGCTGGCCCTCAGCGAAAAGGTGAAGTACCGCCAGCACACCGAGCCGGACAGCCGCGTGGGCCTGGGCCTGCTGATTAAAAACGAGGGGCAGCTGATGAAGGGCTACGGCGAATATCTGGCAGGCGAACCCACCACCGACCCGCCCCTGATCGCCATGAGTTTTTCGGCGGTGGACGATTCGCTCTCTCCCCCGGGGGGCGACGTGCTGTGGCTGTGGGCGCAGTATTACCCCTATGAGCTGAGCAGCGGCTCATGGGAGACCCGCACCGCCGAAGCCCGCGAGAACATCCTGCGCGCCTTTGAACACTACGCGCCGGGCACCCGCGACACGATTGTGGGCGAACTGGTGCAAACGCCCCAGTGGCTGCACGACCACCTGGGCCTGCACCGGGGCAACGTGATGCACCTGGACATGAGCTTTGACCAGATGTTCTCCTTCCGTCCCTGGATGAAAGCCAGTGGCTACCGCTGGCCGGGGGTAAAGGGGCTGTACCTGACCGGCGCCAGCACGCACCCCGGCGGCGGCATCATGGGCGCCAGTGGGCGCAATGCTGCGAATGTGCTGGTGCGGGACCTGACGCGGCGGCGGTGGCGATGA
- a CDS encoding GNAT family N-acetyltransferase, which translates to MSPFTIRRLGPGDEAALARLAADETDFTDEAPSPPLSPEAARAYLADPQVWHWHAEDGQGQPVGFLMAYVHRRRHGEALDVMFEEIGVLEAWRRRGVGRALVAALHGQMRAQGIRGVWVAADNEGAQAFYRACGYEVDELQGVILSRTV; encoded by the coding sequence ATGTCGCCCTTCACCATCCGCCGCCTGGGCCCAGGGGACGAGGCCGCCCTGGCCCGGCTGGCCGCCGACGAGACCGACTTCACCGACGAGGCGCCCAGCCCGCCCCTGTCCCCGGAAGCCGCCCGCGCCTACCTCGCTGATCCCCAGGTGTGGCACTGGCACGCCGAGGATGGGCAGGGCCAGCCCGTTGGCTTCCTGATGGCCTATGTGCACCGCCGCCGCCACGGCGAGGCGCTGGACGTGATGTTCGAGGAAATCGGGGTGCTGGAAGCGTGGCGCCGCCGGGGCGTGGGCCGCGCCCTGGTGGCCGCCCTGCACGGGCAGATGCGCGCCCAGGGCATCCGGGGCGTGTGGGTGGCCGCCGACAACGAAGGCGCGCAGGCCTTTTACCGCGCCTGCGGCTACGAGGTGGACGAGTTGCAGGGCGTGATCCTGAGCCGCACCGTGTAG
- the rpoZ gene encoding DNA-directed RNA polymerase subunit omega, whose product MAERDIDKLLSLTDSKYRLSVVTAKRALQLRSGAPSVLPVEQRVRTRNLVTQAMRELATGKLTVGTNMMDEGRFQQDYVRQRQAQLQAQLNAERERERD is encoded by the coding sequence ATGGCAGAACGGGATATTGACAAGCTGTTGTCGCTGACGGACAGCAAATACCGCCTTTCGGTGGTCACGGCCAAGCGGGCCCTGCAACTGCGTTCGGGCGCGCCCAGCGTGCTGCCCGTGGAGCAGCGCGTGCGCACCCGCAACCTGGTGACCCAGGCAATGCGCGAACTGGCCACCGGCAAGCTGACGGTGGGCACCAACATGATGGACGAGGGGCGCTTTCAGCAGGACTACGTGCGCCAGCGTCAGGCCCAGCTGCAGGCCCAGCTGAACGCCGAGCGCGAACGCGAGCGCGACTAA
- a CDS encoding cation:proton antiporter codes for MWSAFAVLLCVTALLAYLNERFVRLPTTVGVTLAGALASIVLIALDALGLPGLRGWAASVLETLDFTTFVLNGILSALLFAGALSLNTRQMLAQRGSILLLAFLSTIISTALIGVASYGVFQLVGLDVPLMWALLFGALISPTDPVAVLDLLKRAKVPPKIETLIAGESLFNDGVGVVIFLALASAAGLSGYSHGETGAVQVLGLFAQEALGGLAFGALLGGLGYLLVRSIEQHAVEVLITLALVVGGYVGAAALGVSGPLAMVVAGLMLSLWRDQIFGEHTREHVLGFWETVDQVLNIVLFAFIGLDVLLTDTTAPQLLASVLMIALALGARWISVALPFALVRAREGYGAYTVRLLTWGGLRGGIAISLALGLPESPYRAHVVTVTYAVVLFTIAVQGLSIMPVVRKATAALEGGEGR; via the coding sequence ATGTGGAGTGCGTTTGCCGTCCTGCTGTGCGTCACGGCGCTGCTGGCTTACCTGAATGAACGTTTTGTGCGCCTGCCCACCACCGTGGGGGTGACGCTGGCGGGCGCGCTGGCCAGCATTGTCCTGATTGCCCTGGACGCCCTGGGCCTGCCGGGCCTGCGCGGCTGGGCGGCCAGCGTGCTGGAAACCCTGGACTTCACCACCTTCGTGCTGAACGGCATTCTGAGCGCCCTGCTGTTCGCCGGGGCGCTCAGCCTGAACACCCGGCAGATGCTCGCGCAGCGCGGCAGCATTCTGCTGCTGGCTTTTCTCAGCACCATCATCAGCACGGCGCTGATCGGCGTTGCCTCGTACGGGGTCTTTCAGCTGGTGGGGCTGGACGTGCCCCTGATGTGGGCGCTGCTGTTCGGCGCCCTGATCAGCCCCACCGACCCGGTGGCGGTGCTGGACCTGCTGAAACGGGCCAAGGTGCCCCCCAAGATCGAAACCCTGATTGCGGGCGAGAGCCTGTTTAACGACGGGGTGGGCGTGGTGATCTTTCTGGCGCTGGCCAGTGCCGCGGGCCTGAGCGGCTACAGCCACGGCGAGACGGGCGCCGTTCAGGTGCTGGGCCTGTTTGCCCAGGAGGCGCTGGGCGGGCTGGCGTTCGGGGCGCTGCTGGGCGGTCTGGGTTACCTGCTGGTGCGCAGCATTGAGCAGCACGCGGTGGAGGTGCTGATTACCCTGGCACTGGTGGTGGGCGGCTACGTGGGGGCGGCGGCGCTGGGGGTCAGCGGCCCGCTGGCGATGGTGGTGGCCGGGCTGATGCTCTCGTTGTGGCGCGACCAGATCTTCGGCGAACACACGCGCGAGCATGTGCTGGGTTTCTGGGAAACCGTGGATCAGGTGCTGAACATCGTCCTGTTCGCCTTTATTGGGCTGGACGTGCTGCTCACCGACACCACCGCGCCGCAGCTGCTGGCCAGTGTCCTGATGATTGCCCTGGCCCTGGGCGCGCGCTGGATCAGCGTGGCGCTGCCCTTTGCCCTGGTCCGTGCCCGCGAGGGCTACGGCGCCTACACCGTCCGCCTGCTCACCTGGGGCGGGCTGCGGGGCGGCATCGCCATCAGCCTCGCGCTGGGGCTGCCCGAAAGCCCGTACCGCGCCCATGTGGTCACCGTCACCTACGCGGTGGTGCTGTTTACCATCGCGGTGCAGGGACTGAGCATCATGCCGGTGGTCAGAAAGGCCACGGCGGCGCTGGAAGGCGGGGAAGGGCGCTAA
- a CDS encoding DsbA family protein, with translation MASREAQLVQAEVRRSQAKGVQATPSFAVNGQLISWDGVEDIEAMVQKTLAIARKAAQQAK, from the coding sequence ATGGCGAGCCGGGAAGCCCAGTTGGTGCAGGCGGAGGTCCGCCGCAGCCAGGCCAAAGGCGTGCAGGCCACCCCCTCGTTTGCCGTGAACGGCCAGTTGATCTCCTGGGACGGGGTGGAGGACATCGAGGCGATGGTGCAGAAGACCCTCGCGATTGCCCGCAAGGCTGCCCAACAGGCCAAATAG
- a CDS encoding TetR/AcrR family transcriptional regulator, producing the protein MTEPAKPRREQILDSASRLFSERGYHATSMRDLAGELGMQGGSLYAHISSKEELLIEIVNQASRQFDEALFTLRGLPLPADAKLKEAMYRHIRVVADNMDSATVFFHEWKHLSPEAYARVTGWRDTIDAFYRELIEQGVREGVFRQGLDIKMTAYLVLSAVNWAYTWYRPGGPLGPRDVAEQFAEMLLSGLRPPQEQP; encoded by the coding sequence ATGACTGAACCTGCCAAACCCCGCCGCGAGCAGATTCTCGACTCGGCCAGCCGCCTGTTTTCCGAACGCGGCTACCACGCCACCAGCATGCGCGACCTGGCCGGCGAACTGGGGATGCAGGGCGGCAGCCTGTACGCCCACATTTCCAGCAAGGAAGAACTGCTGATCGAGATTGTGAACCAGGCGTCGCGGCAGTTCGATGAAGCGCTGTTTACCCTGCGCGGCCTGCCTCTGCCCGCCGACGCCAAGCTGAAAGAGGCCATGTACCGCCACATTCGCGTGGTGGCCGACAACATGGACAGCGCCACGGTGTTCTTTCACGAGTGGAAGCACCTGTCGCCCGAGGCCTACGCCCGCGTGACCGGCTGGCGCGACACCATTGACGCCTTTTATCGCGAGCTGATCGAGCAGGGCGTGCGCGAAGGGGTGTTCCGGCAGGGCCTGGACATCAAGATGACGGCCTATCTGGTGCTGTCGGCGGTGAACTGGGCGTATACGTGGTATCGCCCCGGCGGCCCGCTGGGCCCGCGCGACGTGGCCGAGCAGTTTGCCGAAATGCTGCTCTCTGGCCTGCGCCCCCCCCAGGAGCAGCCATGA
- a CDS encoding pyridoxal phosphate-dependent aminotransferase, producing MTTQTPVAGVRAAVRRVPAYPFTPTNEPIKLDQNENPYDFPAELKAEALSRMAAREWNRYPDLHADELRRRIGAFEGWPEDGVVVTPGSNVLIKLLTELAGIGQTVLTVSPTFSVYTLEAQLLGARLVEVPLNGDFSLPVEALKAELGRHEPGVLYITQPHAPTGVVDAEAAVRELTEAAGDWVVVLDEAYHQYSGTDYRDLVRAGEGRLSLRTFSKAWGLAGLRLGYALTSPALATQLQKLVPAFNVNTLTQAALEVALEQPAYVQARVQEAVRERSRVLSALAAHPTCQALPSQANFFLLRTPDAAAAYAHLRAHGIVTRRQDSFPGLSGCLRVAIGTPAENDALIAAVTELR from the coding sequence ATGACCACCCAGACTCCTGTGGCCGGCGTGCGTGCGGCGGTGCGGCGCGTGCCCGCCTATCCGTTTACCCCCACGAACGAGCCCATCAAGCTCGACCAGAACGAAAATCCCTACGATTTCCCCGCCGAACTGAAGGCCGAGGCCCTGTCGCGCATGGCCGCCCGCGAGTGGAACCGCTATCCCGACCTGCACGCCGATGAACTGCGCCGCCGCATCGGGGCCTTCGAAGGGTGGCCCGAAGACGGCGTGGTGGTCACGCCGGGCAGCAACGTCCTGATCAAGCTACTCACGGAACTGGCCGGCATTGGCCAGACGGTGCTGACCGTCAGCCCCACCTTCAGCGTGTACACCCTGGAAGCCCAGCTGCTGGGCGCGCGGCTGGTCGAGGTGCCGCTGAATGGGGACTTCAGCCTGCCAGTGGAGGCCCTGAAGGCCGAACTGGGGCGCCACGAGCCGGGCGTGCTGTACATCACCCAGCCGCACGCGCCCACGGGCGTGGTGGACGCCGAGGCCGCCGTGCGCGAACTGACCGAGGCCGCCGGCGACTGGGTGGTGGTGCTGGACGAGGCCTATCACCAGTACAGCGGCACCGATTACCGCGACCTTGTCCGGGCCGGCGAGGGGCGCCTGAGCCTGCGCACCTTCAGCAAGGCGTGGGGGCTGGCGGGCCTGCGCCTGGGCTACGCCCTGACCAGCCCGGCGCTGGCGACCCAGCTGCAGAAACTGGTGCCTGCCTTCAACGTGAACACCCTGACGCAGGCGGCCCTGGAGGTGGCCCTGGAGCAGCCTGCTTACGTGCAGGCCCGCGTGCAGGAGGCGGTGCGGGAGCGCTCACGTGTGCTCTCGGCCCTGGCGGCCCACCCCACCTGTCAGGCGCTGCCCAGCCAGGCCAACTTTTTCCTGCTGCGCACGCCAGACGCGGCGGCGGCCTACGCCCACCTGCGGGCACACGGCATCGTCACCCGGCGCCAGGACAGCTTCCCGGGGCTGTCGGGCTGCCTGCGCGTCGCCATTGGCACCCCCGCCGAGAACGACGCCCTGATTGCGGCGGTGACCGAGCTGCGGTGA
- a CDS encoding YkgJ family cysteine cluster protein — translation MTACTACGACCAAPDIHALGKPLGVPCLHLGADTGAGHLCAVYPDRPGVCRSYQPDWVCGEVAPLPTLAARVARFLAIYGLEGEMGDG, via the coding sequence GTGACCGCCTGCACCGCCTGCGGGGCCTGCTGCGCCGCGCCCGATATTCACGCCCTGGGCAAGCCGCTGGGTGTGCCCTGCCTCCACCTGGGGGCCGACACGGGGGCCGGGCACCTGTGCGCGGTCTACCCCGACCGCCCCGGCGTGTGCCGCAGCTACCAGCCCGACTGGGTGTGCGGCGAGGTGGCCCCACTGCCTACCCTGGCGGCCCGCGTGGCGCGGTTTCTGGCGATCTACGGGCTGGAAGGGGAGATGGGTGATGGTTGA
- a CDS encoding VC0807 family protein — protein MSQAAPTPTPVPPAKARVPKTVWDLVFTLLIPIAILSPNILGSGISVAEQVFGGGTAGNIRAYLLAALIPVAYVLWDLLVNRNVSPVALIGGAGAIFSGALAFWYVDGFWYAIKDSARSYLTGLLFLISAATSVPLFRVFLDASSIGESPEHRAATQTAMRDPVVHRGLVGATVVFAVVDLIGGVVNSLVNYARVTAKFGTDSFNAQVAEVNAVMRIPGLAITLVGVFVAIWLVQRAVRARYGQDASLFEPGKLLSAMRQRGEAPEAAAGS, from the coding sequence ATGAGTCAAGCGGCCCCCACCCCCACGCCCGTTCCCCCCGCCAAGGCGCGCGTGCCCAAAACCGTCTGGGATCTGGTGTTTACCCTGCTGATTCCCATCGCCATTCTCAGCCCCAACATTCTGGGCAGCGGCATCAGCGTGGCCGAACAGGTGTTTGGCGGCGGCACGGCGGGCAATATCCGCGCCTACCTGCTGGCAGCCCTGATCCCGGTGGCGTATGTGCTGTGGGACCTGCTGGTCAACCGCAATGTCAGCCCCGTGGCCCTGATTGGGGGTGCCGGGGCCATTTTCAGTGGGGCGCTGGCCTTCTGGTACGTGGACGGCTTCTGGTACGCCATCAAGGACAGCGCGCGATCCTACCTGACGGGTCTGCTGTTCCTGATCAGCGCGGCGACCTCTGTGCCGCTTTTCCGGGTGTTCCTGGACGCCAGCTCGATTGGTGAGAGCCCCGAGCACCGCGCCGCCACCCAGACCGCCATGCGCGACCCCGTGGTGCACCGGGGGCTGGTGGGGGCCACGGTGGTGTTCGCCGTGGTGGACCTCATCGGCGGCGTGGTGAACAGCCTCGTGAACTACGCCCGCGTGACCGCCAAGTTCGGCACCGACAGCTTCAACGCCCAGGTGGCCGAGGTGAACGCCGTGATGCGCATTCCGGGGCTGGCGATCACGCTGGTGGGGGTCTTCGTGGCGATCTGGCTGGTGCAGCGCGCCGTGCGGGCCCGCTATGGTCAGGACGCCAGCCTGTTCGAGCCCGGCAAACTGCTCTCGGCCATGCGTCAGCGTGGCGAGGCCCCGGAGGCCGCGGCCGGGAGTTGA
- a CDS encoding GNAT family N-acetyltransferase: MSLTVRAVRGPDALALIGELARLRTLVFREYPYLYDGHPDYEEAYLRRYLAAPDLLLVLARDGEQVVGASSALPLTQEGPEILSPFLASPTDPETVLYLGESVLRPEYRGRGLGHAFFDEREAHAERLGLRVTSFCAVVRPEDHSARPATYRPLNAFWAARGYREQPDLHTHLAWPEVDQPGESDHLMRFWVRGAGG, encoded by the coding sequence TTGAGCCTGACGGTGCGCGCCGTGCGGGGCCCGGACGCCCTGGCCCTGATTGGCGAACTGGCCCGGCTACGCACGCTGGTGTTCCGCGAGTACCCGTACCTGTATGACGGTCACCCGGACTACGAGGAAGCGTACCTGCGCCGCTACCTCGCCGCGCCGGACCTGCTGCTGGTGCTGGCGCGCGACGGCGAGCAGGTGGTGGGCGCCAGCAGCGCCCTGCCGCTGACCCAGGAGGGCCCCGAGATCCTCTCTCCTTTCCTGGCGTCGCCCACCGACCCGGAGACGGTGCTGTACCTGGGCGAGAGCGTGCTGCGGCCCGAGTACCGGGGCCGGGGCCTGGGCCACGCTTTTTTCGACGAGCGCGAAGCCCACGCCGAGCGCCTGGGCCTGCGCGTCACCAGCTTCTGCGCCGTGGTGCGCCCGGAGGACCACTCCGCCCGCCCCGCCACCTACCGCCCCCTGAACGCCTTCTGGGCCGCGCGTGGCTACCGCGAACAGCCCGACCTGCACACCCACCTCGCCTGGCCGGAAGTGGACCAGCCGGGCGAGTCAGACCACCTCATGCGCTTCTGGGTGCGTGGAGCGGGGGGCTGA
- a CDS encoding ketosteroid isomerase-related protein, producing the protein MHAATEALIRRYYAAFNAADWPGMLALLTPDVRHDVNEGDTQHGLEAFAAFLDKMNAHYREQAQDVVVMVTPDGLRAAAEFTIHGTYLRTDPGLPEARGQTYTLPVGAFFEVRGGQIARVTNYYNLADWTRQVST; encoded by the coding sequence ATGCACGCCGCCACCGAGGCCCTGATTCGCCGTTACTACGCCGCCTTCAACGCCGCCGACTGGCCCGGCATGCTGGCCCTGCTGACCCCGGACGTGCGCCACGACGTGAATGAGGGCGACACCCAGCACGGCCTGGAGGCATTTGCGGCCTTTCTGGACAAGATGAACGCCCATTACCGCGAGCAGGCGCAGGACGTGGTGGTGATGGTCACCCCCGACGGCCTGCGCGCGGCGGCCGAATTCACCATTCACGGCACCTACCTGCGCACCGACCCCGGCCTGCCCGAAGCCCGGGGGCAGACCTACACCCTGCCGGTGGGCGCCTTTTTTGAGGTGCGGGGCGGGCAGATTGCCCGCGTGACCAACTACTACAACCTCGCGGACTGGACCCGGCAGGTGAGCACTTGA